In Pseudobacter ginsenosidimutans, the following are encoded in one genomic region:
- a CDS encoding bifunctional GNAT family N-acetyltransferase/carbon-nitrogen hydrolase family protein — translation MVENKELSIRIRQLRVDDFDEVVTMQLAAFPLMKPWKKEQWEQCVTTFPEGQIGVMLNDDLVASSSSLLLNFDEFSINHSWSEITGNGTLSTHNPLGDTLYGIEIMVDPEYRNMKLARRLYEARKKLAREMNLKRIVVGGRLPNYHLYADEMDIREYVQNVMDKKIFDPVLTTQLSNGFTLKRIIKDYLPGDKESGGFATFMEWVNLDYQAEGEQQFNTYVRVCAVQYMMRMVNSFEEFAQHCEYFIDVAADYKSDFVLFPEMLTMQLLSFLPNKRPGTAVRQLSAYTTQYVEFFRQMAIKYNTNIIAGSHLQTEEDEELYNISYLFRRDGSFDKQYKLHITPHEKKWWGVKPGDKVEVFDTDCGKIAISICYDVEFPELCRIATSKGAQIIFVPFNTDDRRAYNRVRYCAQARAVENQVYVVLAGAVGNLPQVDNLDIQYAQSAILTPSDVEFHREAIAAEAEPGDETLIYQDLDMNLIKRNKLAGNVRTWFDRRDDLYRIHYFEDGKEQVL, via the coding sequence ATGGTTGAGAATAAAGAATTGAGCATCCGGATAAGACAATTGAGGGTTGATGATTTTGATGAAGTGGTAACCATGCAACTGGCTGCTTTTCCATTAATGAAACCATGGAAAAAGGAACAATGGGAGCAATGCGTTACAACTTTCCCTGAAGGGCAGATCGGAGTGATGCTGAACGATGACCTGGTGGCTTCCTCCAGTTCTCTATTATTGAATTTCGATGAATTCTCCATCAATCATTCCTGGTCCGAGATCACCGGTAATGGAACATTGAGCACACACAACCCTCTAGGGGACACGCTTTATGGTATCGAGATCATGGTTGATCCGGAATACCGGAATATGAAGCTGGCCAGGAGATTGTACGAGGCCAGGAAAAAGCTGGCCCGAGAAATGAACCTCAAACGCATCGTGGTGGGAGGGCGGCTTCCCAATTATCATCTCTACGCGGATGAAATGGATATTCGCGAATATGTACAGAATGTAATGGACAAAAAGATATTCGACCCAGTGCTCACCACGCAGCTGTCCAACGGCTTTACGCTGAAACGGATCATCAAGGACTACCTTCCGGGAGATAAGGAGAGTGGTGGATTTGCCACTTTCATGGAATGGGTGAACCTGGATTACCAGGCGGAAGGAGAACAACAATTCAATACTTATGTGCGCGTTTGCGCTGTACAGTATATGATGCGGATGGTGAACAGTTTCGAGGAATTTGCACAACATTGTGAATACTTCATCGACGTGGCAGCCGATTACAAAAGCGATTTCGTTTTGTTCCCTGAAATGCTCACTATGCAACTGCTGTCCTTTCTGCCGAACAAAAGGCCCGGCACGGCTGTCCGGCAATTGTCTGCCTACACCACTCAATACGTCGAATTCTTCCGTCAGATGGCTATTAAATACAACACCAATATCATCGCAGGTTCTCATCTGCAAACGGAAGAAGATGAAGAACTGTACAATATTTCTTATCTCTTCCGTAGAGACGGCAGCTTCGATAAGCAATACAAACTCCATATCACTCCGCATGAAAAAAAATGGTGGGGAGTAAAGCCTGGCGATAAAGTGGAAGTGTTCGATACGGATTGCGGGAAGATCGCGATTTCCATTTGTTATGATGTTGAATTCCCCGAGCTGTGCAGGATCGCTACCAGCAAGGGAGCGCAGATCATTTTTGTGCCATTCAATACGGACGACCGGAGAGCGTATAACCGTGTTCGTTACTGCGCACAGGCCAGGGCGGTAGAAAACCAGGTGTACGTAGTGCTGGCGGGCGCAGTGGGCAATCTGCCGCAGGTAGATAACCTGGATATCCAGTATGCCCAGAGCGCCATCCTTACACCATCAGATGTTGAATTCCACCGGGAGGCCATAGCAGCGGAAGCCGAGCCCGGCGATGAAACGCTGATCTATCAGGACCTCGACATGAACCTGATCAAACGCAATAAACTGGCAGGGAATGTACGCACCTGGTTCGATCGGCGTGATGACCTCTACAGGATCCATTATTTTGAAGATGGTAAGGAGCAGGTACTTTAG
- a CDS encoding helix-turn-helix domain-containing protein, producing the protein MRLQIKDEKTGGDLLLFNNEQGFDRHYFTRDKSNKRFTIAWNPGASQTVTIDEEAYEFPSNSLLTLLFDQSFHFERADGIIAWQFNREFYCIMDHDSEVSCVGFLFGTTDHLFIHLKPEAQQKLKLLFDVFSDELKANDNIRNEMLLALLKRLISYITGLARAEYVPVKKVKDEKYNLIRKFNLLVEASFKSEHAVSFYAAQLFKSPKTLSNLFALYNHKSPSRVIQERILIEAKRLLAYTDKPVKAITYELGFEDMPHFSNFFKKHMKQSPQDFRNNRSIPVSGK; encoded by the coding sequence ATGAGATTACAAATCAAAGATGAGAAAACCGGTGGTGACCTCCTTTTGTTCAACAATGAACAGGGTTTCGACAGACATTATTTCACCAGGGACAAAAGCAATAAACGATTCACCATTGCCTGGAATCCTGGTGCCTCACAAACAGTAACCATCGATGAAGAAGCATACGAATTCCCTTCCAATAGCCTGCTCACACTGCTGTTTGATCAATCTTTCCATTTCGAAAGAGCTGATGGGATCATCGCCTGGCAATTCAACCGTGAATTCTATTGCATCATGGACCATGATAGCGAAGTAAGCTGCGTAGGCTTTCTCTTTGGCACAACCGATCATTTATTCATTCACCTGAAACCGGAAGCACAGCAAAAATTGAAACTCCTGTTCGATGTGTTCTCCGATGAACTTAAGGCCAACGACAATATCCGGAACGAAATGTTGCTGGCATTACTGAAACGTTTGATCAGCTATATCACCGGCCTGGCCCGGGCCGAATATGTTCCCGTGAAAAAAGTAAAAGACGAAAAATATAACCTGATCAGGAAGTTCAACCTGCTGGTGGAAGCCAGTTTCAAATCGGAACATGCGGTCAGCTTCTATGCAGCACAATTGTTCAAATCGCCCAAAACATTGTCTAATCTCTTTGCACTCTACAATCATAAATCACCTTCCCGGGTGATACAGGAAAGGATATTGATCGAAGCCAAAAGACTTCTTGCGTATACAGACAAGCCCGTGAAAGCAATTACCTATGAACTGGGCTTTGAAGACATGCCTCATTTCTCCAATTTTTTCAAGAAACACATGAAGCAATCCCCTCAGGATTTCAGGAATAACCGCAGCATTCCCGTATCCGGGAAATAA
- a CDS encoding sodium:solute symporter family protein has protein sequence MNSAIDASVIVIFSVFIMLVGFSFSGTGRNLKSFFAGGEAVPWSIGGLSLFMSFFSAGTFVAWGSIAYKYGWVAITIQWTMCIGGLITGVFLAPKWKATGNLTAAEFIRERLGEKVQKSYIYIFMLVSLFIKGSVLYSVARLVGSSLDFPLVPVTIVLGILMIAYTAVGGLWAVMVTDILQFVILTAAVLLIIPLVFQEAGGFSNFMAKKPEGFFDVVNGEYTWGFIAAFAIYHIFYIGGNWTFVQRYTSVDTPRSAGKVAYLFAALYLISPILWMLPPMVYQTINPTLTGLETENAYLMVCKQVLPAGLMGLILTGMYFSTSASANTALNVVSAVFTNDIYKGSINPNASDKKLMKVARTSSWLFGFGMIAIALIVPYIGGIVEFTLSIGAITGGPLLAPPIWALFSKRLTGKATLLITIVSLLVNLLFKMILPFVIDYKLSRGNEMLLGVLLPAILLVIYELYAASKGSISLEYADMQQRKLRRKQEAVAVSEEELSAVRRQNKFGLRIIAFSLAFTAVLLYVLSALTTKASGMVAGIATVILVLALIPWFNSRKIKV, from the coding sequence ATGAACTCAGCCATCGATGCTTCCGTAATAGTGATCTTTTCAGTTTTTATCATGCTGGTGGGTTTCTCATTCTCGGGAACCGGCCGCAACCTGAAGTCGTTCTTTGCCGGTGGCGAAGCCGTTCCCTGGAGTATCGGGGGGCTGAGCCTCTTCATGAGCTTCTTCTCCGCCGGCACATTTGTGGCCTGGGGTTCCATCGCCTACAAATATGGATGGGTGGCCATTACCATTCAGTGGACGATGTGCATCGGCGGACTGATCACGGGCGTTTTTCTCGCGCCCAAATGGAAAGCAACCGGAAACCTTACCGCTGCTGAATTCATCAGGGAACGACTGGGTGAGAAAGTGCAGAAATCGTATATCTACATATTCATGCTGGTGTCTCTGTTCATCAAAGGCTCAGTTCTGTATTCGGTTGCGAGGCTGGTAGGATCATCACTCGATTTTCCACTGGTGCCCGTTACAATTGTACTGGGCATTCTCATGATCGCTTACACGGCCGTGGGCGGATTGTGGGCCGTGATGGTAACAGATATCCTGCAATTTGTGATCCTCACAGCTGCCGTGTTGCTGATCATTCCGCTCGTATTCCAGGAAGCAGGCGGCTTCAGTAATTTCATGGCAAAGAAACCGGAAGGATTCTTTGATGTGGTAAATGGCGAATACACCTGGGGATTCATCGCCGCCTTTGCGATCTATCATATTTTCTATATAGGAGGAAACTGGACTTTTGTACAACGATACACCAGTGTAGATACGCCAAGATCCGCCGGCAAAGTAGCTTACCTGTTTGCTGCGCTTTACCTCATCAGTCCGATCTTGTGGATGCTGCCACCAATGGTTTACCAAACCATCAATCCAACACTCACCGGACTGGAAACGGAGAACGCCTACCTGATGGTGTGCAAGCAGGTATTGCCTGCCGGCCTGATGGGACTGATACTTACAGGAATGTATTTTTCCACTTCTGCATCTGCGAATACTGCACTGAACGTAGTATCGGCGGTATTCACAAACGATATTTATAAAGGCAGTATCAATCCCAACGCATCCGATAAGAAACTGATGAAAGTAGCCCGAACTTCTTCATGGCTTTTCGGATTCGGGATGATTGCAATCGCCCTGATTGTTCCGTATATCGGTGGAATTGTGGAATTCACGCTGAGTATCGGCGCCATCACCGGAGGCCCGTTGCTGGCTCCTCCTATCTGGGCGCTGTTTTCCAAAAGACTAACGGGAAAGGCCACACTGCTGATCACGATTGTGAGCTTACTGGTGAACCTTCTTTTCAAAATGATCCTTCCATTTGTGATCGATTATAAACTGAGCAGAGGCAATGAGATGCTGCTCGGCGTTCTCTTACCTGCGATCCTGCTGGTGATCTATGAGCTCTATGCTGCATCCAAAGGCTCCATCAGCCTGGAATATGCAGACATGCAGCAACGCAAGCTGCGGAGAAAACAGGAAGCTGTTGCAGTCAGTGAAGAAGAACTGAGCGCAGTGAGGAGACAGAACAAATTCGGCCTGCGCATCATAGCTTTCTCGCTGGCCTTTACCGCCGTATTGTTGTATGTACTGAGCGCGCTTACTACCAAAGCATCCGGAATGGTTGCAGGAATTGCTACAGTGATCCTGGTGCTTGCGCTGATCCCCTGGTTCAACTCGAGAAAGATAAAAGTATAA
- the fabF gene encoding beta-ketoacyl-ACP synthase II, whose product MKRVVITGLGAITPLGNSVSEFWTNIIAGKSGAGAITKFDASKFKTQFACEVKGFNAEEYIEKKELKKYDLFTQYGIAATDQAIKDAGIDFSTWTDTQRNDVGVIWASGNGGIGTFEEQLRDFHGGDGTPRFNPYFIPKMIVDIAAGVISIRNKLYGPNYCTVSACASSNTAIVNAFDTIRLGRAKMMITGGSEAAITPSAIGGFNAAQALSKRNDDPQTASRPFDKERDGFVMGEGAGALVLEELDHAVARGARIYAEIVAGGMAADAYHLTGTAPDGYGAGVGMEYAFREAGIEPSAIDYVNTHATSTGLGDVSEMIAVQRVLKGHPAVISATKSMTGHLLGAAGAIESIISILSIRDSIVPATINTTVIDEEIPQDLNILLGKAKPMEVNYVLNNTFGFGGHTATTVFKKFSA is encoded by the coding sequence ATGAAAAGGGTAGTTATTACAGGATTGGGAGCTATTACACCACTTGGAAATTCAGTGTCGGAATTCTGGACAAACATTATCGCCGGCAAATCCGGTGCAGGCGCCATCACCAAATTCGATGCCTCCAAATTCAAAACACAATTCGCCTGCGAAGTGAAAGGCTTCAATGCAGAAGAATACATCGAGAAAAAAGAACTGAAAAAATATGACCTGTTCACTCAATACGGCATTGCCGCAACAGACCAGGCGATCAAGGATGCAGGTATCGATTTCAGTACCTGGACAGACACTCAAAGGAACGATGTAGGCGTTATCTGGGCATCGGGTAATGGTGGCATCGGCACTTTTGAGGAGCAGCTCAGGGACTTCCATGGCGGCGATGGCACTCCGCGCTTCAATCCTTATTTCATCCCCAAGATGATAGTGGATATTGCGGCCGGTGTGATCTCTATCCGCAATAAACTCTATGGTCCCAACTATTGTACAGTTTCTGCTTGTGCATCTTCCAATACCGCTATCGTGAATGCATTCGATACCATCAGGCTGGGAAGGGCTAAGATGATGATCACCGGTGGTTCCGAAGCTGCCATCACGCCAAGCGCTATCGGCGGTTTCAATGCTGCGCAGGCATTATCCAAAAGAAATGATGATCCGCAGACGGCTTCGCGTCCATTTGATAAAGAGCGCGATGGCTTTGTGATGGGAGAAGGCGCTGGTGCGTTGGTGTTAGAAGAACTGGATCATGCTGTAGCGCGTGGAGCGCGTATCTATGCAGAGATCGTGGCCGGTGGAATGGCTGCAGATGCCTATCACCTGACCGGTACTGCCCCTGACGGATACGGTGCGGGTGTAGGTATGGAATATGCTTTCAGGGAAGCAGGCATCGAACCTTCAGCGATCGACTATGTGAACACGCATGCTACTTCAACAGGTCTTGGAGATGTAAGCGAAATGATCGCCGTTCAACGTGTGCTGAAAGGTCACCCTGCCGTGATCAGCGCTACCAAGTCCATGACAGGCCACCTTCTTGGTGCTGCCGGAGCCATTGAAAGTATCATCAGTATCTTGTCCATCAGGGACAGTATCGTTCCTGCCACCATCAATACCACCGTTATTGATGAGGAGATCCCGCAGGACCTGAATATCCTGCTCGGCAAAGCAAAACCAATGGAAGTGAATTATGTGCTGAACAATACTTTTGGGTTCGGAGGGCATACGGCCACTACCGTTTTCAAAAAGTTCAGCGCGTAG
- the prfH gene encoding peptide chain release factor H produces MDKIIIQISSGRGPVECCRVVTCIKEKMLAQSSKAGYGTELLEETAGPVNGTHYSVTLQLQGRDLESFIREWRGTIKWIAQSPYRKNHKRKNWFAGVAIFGVQELPQWNERDVKFETCRASGPGGQNVNKVESAVRGMHIPSGIQVLAMDSRSQLQNKKLCLERLRAKVMAWQMEQLVQEQQCRWQLHNILERGNEVKIITEIL; encoded by the coding sequence ATGGACAAGATAATCATACAGATCTCATCAGGCCGCGGCCCTGTTGAATGTTGCAGGGTAGTGACCTGTATCAAAGAAAAGATGCTGGCGCAATCAAGTAAGGCCGGTTATGGAACCGAGCTGCTCGAAGAAACAGCAGGACCTGTAAACGGCACACACTATTCAGTTACATTACAGTTGCAGGGCAGGGACCTTGAAAGTTTCATCCGCGAATGGCGCGGAACCATCAAGTGGATTGCACAAAGTCCTTACCGGAAAAACCACAAACGCAAGAACTGGTTTGCGGGCGTAGCGATCTTTGGAGTGCAGGAATTGCCGCAATGGAATGAGCGCGATGTGAAATTTGAAACTTGTCGTGCTTCCGGCCCCGGCGGCCAGAACGTGAACAAAGTGGAATCTGCCGTACGAGGTATGCATATCCCCAGCGGCATCCAGGTGCTGGCGATGGACAGCCGTTCACAATTGCAGAATAAGAAACTCTGCCTGGAACGGCTCCGCGCCAAAGTAATGGCCTGGCAGATGGAACAGCTGGTACAGGAACAGCAGTGCCGCTGGCAGCTGCACAATATATTGGAAAGAGGCAATGAAGTGAAAATTATCACAGAAATATTGTGA
- a CDS encoding TetR/AcrR family transcriptional regulator translates to MKKYTDWYNFAATLQIMTKSEQTKAFIIETTAPLFNKKGYAGTSMSDITNATQLTKGCIYGIFANKDAVALAAFDHNLNKLNSIFQREMEKCKTAKEKLMVYGKVYANFPDYPFPSGGCPILNTATESDDTHPELRKRVRAALNAWKKNLTILVEEGIQAGEFSKRTRPEQVALTIIAIIEGGMMISGILNKPDYRTSIMHSITAFINNLE, encoded by the coding sequence TTGAAAAAATATACCGATTGGTATAATTTTGCAGCGACATTGCAGATCATGACAAAAAGTGAACAAACAAAAGCTTTCATCATTGAAACCACCGCGCCGCTTTTCAACAAAAAAGGCTATGCCGGCACTTCCATGTCTGATATCACAAACGCCACGCAACTTACCAAAGGCTGTATCTATGGCATCTTTGCCAATAAAGATGCAGTGGCGCTGGCCGCTTTCGATCATAATCTGAACAAGCTGAATTCCATTTTTCAGCGCGAAATGGAAAAATGTAAGACGGCGAAAGAGAAGCTGATGGTTTATGGAAAAGTGTACGCAAATTTTCCCGATTATCCTTTTCCATCAGGAGGTTGTCCTATTCTCAATACGGCCACTGAATCGGACGACACGCATCCGGAATTACGGAAAAGAGTAAGAGCGGCGCTCAATGCCTGGAAAAAAAATCTAACCATTCTGGTAGAAGAAGGAATTCAGGCAGGTGAGTTCAGTAAACGCACCAGGCCGGAACAGGTGGCGCTTACCATCATAGCCATCATTGAAGGAGGCATGATGATCTCAGGCATTCTCAATAAACCGGATTACAGAACAAGTATCATGCATTCCATTACAGCCTTCATCAATAATTTAGAATAA
- a CDS encoding alpha/beta hydrolase: MEKKTLTNTLKSGLIAAAMTFTATTAINTDAEAQQVKNVVLVHGAFADGSGYKNLYTELTKKGYNVTVVQNPLSSLEADVEATKRALDKQDGPAILAGHSWGGVVITEAGNHPKVAGLVYIAAFQPDKGESGLQWVQSAPPAPENGITAPDENGIVYFEKSKYHAGFCADIPKEQADFMYASQGTFYAKAFATSITNAAWRSKPAFGIVATEDKAIVPEIQRNMYKRSNTKITEIKGSHVVFMSQPAKVAAVIIDAAKSVSK, encoded by the coding sequence ATGGAAAAGAAAACTCTTACCAACACACTGAAAAGCGGACTGATCGCTGCAGCTATGACTTTTACGGCTACTACCGCCATCAACACTGATGCTGAGGCGCAACAGGTGAAGAATGTAGTTCTTGTTCATGGTGCTTTTGCCGATGGTTCCGGATACAAGAACCTGTATACCGAGCTCACAAAGAAAGGCTATAATGTTACAGTTGTACAAAATCCACTGAGCTCACTGGAAGCCGATGTGGAAGCAACCAAACGCGCTCTCGATAAGCAGGATGGACCTGCTATCCTGGCCGGACATTCCTGGGGCGGCGTTGTGATCACGGAAGCAGGTAATCATCCCAAAGTGGCCGGACTGGTATATATCGCAGCTTTCCAGCCTGACAAAGGCGAGTCTGGATTGCAATGGGTCCAGTCAGCACCACCAGCTCCGGAGAACGGTATCACGGCACCCGACGAAAATGGAATTGTGTACTTCGAGAAAAGCAAATACCATGCAGGATTCTGCGCAGATATCCCCAAAGAACAGGCTGACTTCATGTATGCATCCCAGGGAACTTTCTACGCTAAAGCTTTCGCAACTTCGATTACGAATGCGGCCTGGAGATCCAAGCCGGCTTTTGGAATTGTAGCCACAGAAGACAAAGCCATTGTTCCGGAGATCCAGCGCAATATGTACAAACGCTCCAATACAAAGATCACTGAAATAAAAGGCAGCCATGTGGTATTCATGTCACAACCGGCAAAAGTTGCAGCCGTGATCATCGATGCCGCTAAATCTGTAAGCAAATAA
- a CDS encoding serine hydrolase domain-containing protein → MIKSVFRNTVIFLVTAFPVKLSAQGQELFPSSSYTDSVVAAAVNQFAKENEMIGLSIGILINGKQQFYNYGEVKKETGIAPTGKHLYDIGSIAKVFVTTLLAHAVVRNRISLEDDIRKYLPGKYPNLHYKDFPVRVLHLADHTSGLPELSRQYSEQEMEQIMKLDAAGLERFYTNYTADSLLKDLHAFEVDTIPGVRYRYNGNAMNVLQLLLQQVYQQPYDEVLQRLLSKRYNMNATKIHLSPDDKKMLVQGYDDGREEPYRNYPGYRAAPGLNSSTEDMLQFISVNLAEDIAPVRLAHHPWFGLTDSTAIGLGWMIENRKGHRMIYHSGRGSGITSLCTLHPELKTGMIIFSNNSNSEQSLFRLEKAITAALYLNSTR, encoded by the coding sequence ATGATCAAATCCGTTTTCAGGAATACAGTAATCTTCCTGGTTACTGCCTTCCCGGTTAAGCTGTCCGCACAGGGACAGGAGTTGTTCCCTTCCTCATCCTATACAGATTCTGTAGTTGCTGCAGCAGTGAATCAGTTTGCAAAGGAAAATGAGATGATCGGCTTGTCCATCGGCATACTGATCAATGGAAAACAACAATTCTACAATTATGGAGAAGTGAAAAAAGAGACCGGGATTGCGCCTACCGGGAAACATCTTTACGATATCGGCTCAATAGCAAAAGTATTCGTTACTACCCTGCTGGCGCACGCAGTGGTCCGGAACCGGATCAGCCTGGAAGACGATATCCGGAAATACCTGCCTGGCAAATATCCCAACCTTCATTACAAAGATTTCCCTGTGCGAGTATTGCACCTGGCGGACCATACTTCGGGCCTTCCTGAATTGAGCAGGCAATACTCAGAACAGGAAATGGAACAAATCATGAAACTGGATGCAGCAGGCCTGGAACGATTCTATACTAACTATACTGCAGACAGCCTCTTGAAAGACCTGCATGCTTTTGAAGTGGATACCATTCCAGGCGTCCGTTACCGTTATAATGGCAATGCAATGAATGTACTACAGCTATTGCTGCAGCAGGTTTATCAGCAACCCTATGACGAAGTGTTGCAGCGCTTGCTGAGTAAGAGATACAATATGAACGCCACCAAGATCCATCTGAGCCCGGACGATAAAAAAATGCTGGTGCAGGGATATGATGACGGACGGGAAGAGCCTTACCGTAATTACCCCGGCTACAGGGCCGCTCCTGGTTTGAATTCCAGCACAGAGGACATGTTGCAGTTCATTAGTGTGAACCTGGCGGAAGACATCGCGCCGGTGAGATTGGCGCACCATCCCTGGTTTGGGCTTACAGACTCAACGGCCATTGGTCTTGGATGGATGATCGAAAATAGAAAAGGGCACAGAATGATCTATCATAGCGGACGCGGTTCCGGCATTACATCACTCTGTACCCTTCACCCGGAATTGAAAACCGGGATGATCATATTTTCCAACAACAGTAATAGTGAACAAAGTCTTTTCCGGCTGGAAAAAGCCATCACTGCTGCCTTGTATTTAAACTCTACGCGCTGA